The following are encoded together in the Gemmatimonadota bacterium genome:
- a CDS encoding 2-phosphosulfolactate phosphatase yields MYYDQSTFDIRCEWGAEGLSALLPGSRAVVVVDVLSFSTSVDIAVGNGAIVYPYRTRDHTAADYARSYHALLANSTREFEGGGYSLSPSSLVDIPAGTALVLPSPNGSTLSLSTGDIPTFAGCLRNATVLADVLQQYETGISIIPAGERWKEQRTLRPAIEDLVGAGAIIHALKGTRSPEAETAAAVFDKFKGNLASLLNASGSGKELIGRGYEEDVRLAASLDVSGSVPVLAGEAYRLRKS; encoded by the coding sequence ATGTACTATGACCAGAGTACGTTCGATATCCGATGCGAGTGGGGAGCCGAAGGGCTTTCGGCCCTGCTGCCCGGCAGCAGGGCCGTAGTCGTCGTCGATGTCCTGTCTTTTTCCACCAGCGTGGACATCGCCGTGGGCAATGGGGCTATAGTCTACCCTTACCGTACCAGGGACCATACCGCCGCGGACTATGCCAGGTCGTATCACGCGCTCCTGGCCAACTCCACCCGGGAATTCGAGGGTGGAGGATATTCGCTGTCCCCTTCTTCCCTGGTAGACATACCCGCCGGTACCGCCCTGGTCCTGCCCTCTCCCAACGGATCTACACTCTCCCTGTCGACCGGCGACATCCCGACATTCGCGGGATGCCTCAGAAACGCAACCGTCCTTGCCGATGTCTTGCAGCAGTACGAAACCGGCATCAGTATCATCCCTGCGGGAGAACGCTGGAAGGAACAGCGGACCCTCAGGCCCGCGATTGAAGACCTGGTCGGCGCGGGAGCCATCATTCATGCGCTGAAAGGCACCCGTTCACCGGAAGCCGAAACCGCGGCCGCCGTATTCGACAAGTTTAAAGGCAACCTGGCATCTCTCCTGAATGCATCGGGTTCCGGAAAAGAGTTAATCGGCAGGGGATACGAAGAAGACGTACGGCTCGCCGCGTCCCTGGACGTGAGCGGCAGCGTACCTGTGCTGGCCGGCGAGGCGTATCGGCTTCGGAAGAGTTAG